Proteins from a genomic interval of Rhodothermales bacterium:
- a CDS encoding DUF3276 family protein — protein sequence MAYDKENGYHDHRGGYRDEVFSRRVPAGKRTYFFDVKQTRSGEDFFITITESKRVGEEHYDKHKIFLYKEDFGKFVSAILEAVDFVKEECLPDYEFRGLPDVEPSSYEH from the coding sequence ATGGCGTACGACAAGGAGAACGGGTATCACGATCACCGCGGTGGGTATCGCGACGAAGTTTTCTCCCGCCGGGTGCCCGCCGGTAAACGCACCTACTTCTTCGACGTCAAGCAGACGCGATCCGGTGAGGACTTCTTTATCACCATCACCGAGTCCAAGCGCGTCGGCGAAGAGCACTACGACAAACACAAGATCTTCTTGTACAAAGAGGACTTCGGCAAGTTTGTAAGTGCGATCCTGGAGGCCGTGGACTTCGTAAAGGAGGAATGTCTCCCCGACTACGAGTTTCGCGGGCTCCCGGATGTGGAGCCGAGCTCGTACGAGCACTGA
- the hisC gene encoding histidinol-phosphate transaminase yields MARPDADDVVRLMRPEVRAAHEYVVGSAPKVSVKLNQNESPLDVPDAIKRDLADALLGTALNRYPSEIPRTLRAELAARLDHPEEGIIIGNGSNELTYTLGMCFVGPATPVVLPRPMFSLYDAMVRLHGGQVVPVAPRPDLSFDVDGLLAAMDRTQAPLTVVTTPNNPTGLALSREDVVRLIEGAPGAIVVDEAYVEFNPHGTVADLIARYPNLLVMRTLSKAFGLAGLRLGFVLGQPRIIREMMKSRLPFMVDRVAEAAALSLLRHVDLVAGRARDIKRWTEELTLAMQDVDGVQVLPSDTNFVLFRTPLEPRAMMDRLAAEGILVRNMGGYPELRGYLRVSSGTEDENRLFLRALQRAIAEPVVG; encoded by the coding sequence ATGGCCCGTCCCGACGCCGACGACGTGGTCCGACTGATGCGCCCGGAAGTGCGCGCCGCCCACGAGTATGTGGTGGGCTCCGCGCCCAAGGTATCGGTCAAACTGAACCAGAACGAGAGCCCGCTCGATGTGCCCGATGCCATCAAGCGGGATCTGGCTGATGCCCTCCTGGGCACCGCGCTGAATCGCTACCCCAGCGAGATCCCGCGCACGCTGCGCGCGGAGCTCGCCGCCCGGCTGGATCACCCGGAAGAGGGGATTATCATCGGTAACGGCTCGAACGAGTTGACCTACACGCTGGGCATGTGCTTCGTCGGGCCGGCGACTCCCGTTGTGCTGCCGCGCCCCATGTTTTCGCTGTATGACGCCATGGTGCGTCTGCATGGTGGCCAGGTGGTACCCGTGGCGCCTCGCCCTGACCTCTCCTTCGATGTCGATGGGCTGCTTGCCGCGATGGACCGCACGCAGGCTCCTCTGACAGTGGTCACCACGCCCAACAATCCCACCGGCCTGGCCCTGTCCCGCGAGGACGTGGTGCGCCTGATCGAGGGCGCACCCGGCGCGATCGTGGTGGACGAGGCCTATGTGGAGTTCAATCCGCACGGGACTGTTGCAGACCTCATCGCCCGATATCCGAACCTGCTGGTCATGCGCACCCTTTCGAAGGCGTTCGGCCTGGCGGGCCTGCGCCTGGGGTTTGTGCTCGGCCAGCCGCGCATTATCAGGGAAATGATGAAGTCCCGGCTGCCGTTCATGGTGGATCGCGTGGCGGAGGCCGCCGCGCTGTCGCTGCTGAGACACGTTGATCTGGTGGCGGGCCGCGCGCGTGACATCAAGCGGTGGACCGAAGAGCTGACCCTTGCCATGCAGGACGTGGACGGGGTGCAGGTGCTGCCCTCCGATACCAACTTTGTGCTGTTCCGCACGCCGCTGGAGCCGCGCGCCATGATGGATCGGCTGGCTGCAGAAGGCATTCTTGTGCGCAACATGGGTGGCTACCCGGAATTGCGGGGCTACCTGCGCGTTTCCAGCGGCACAGAAGATGAGAACAGGCTATTCCTGCGTGCGTTGCAACGGGCTATAGCCGAACCGGTAGTCGGTTAG